One Falco cherrug isolate bFalChe1 chromosome 11, bFalChe1.pri, whole genome shotgun sequence DNA window includes the following coding sequences:
- the ACSL3 gene encoding fatty acid CoA ligase Acsl3 isoform X2: MKLKHNINPVLLQLINFMIFVYTFVTYIPWYIFSGSRQAIAKAKQVKAKPVNNKPGGAYRSVNSLHCLASVLYPGCDTLDKVFKYAKTKFKDKKLLGTRDILKEEDEIQPSGKVFKKVILGKYTWLSYEDVYIKAVNFGKGLAVLGQQPKTNIAIFCETRAEWMIAAQACFMCNYQLVTLYATLGGPAIVHGLNETEVTTIITSKELMQTKLKEIVSQVPLLRHIITVDGKPTTWSEFPKGVIVHTMASVQAMGAKADMGNKQQARPVPSDIAVIMYTSGSTGVPKGVMISHCNIIAGITGMAERIPNLGEKDIYIGYLPLAHVLELSAELVCLSHGCRIGYSSPQTLADQSSKIKKGSKGDVTTLKPTLMAAVPEIMDRIYKNVMNKVNEMTSFQRNLFILAYNYKMEQISKGYTTPLCDSLIFRKVRMLLGGKIRILLCGGAPLSAATQRFMNICFCCPVGQGYGLTESAGAGTITEVWDYTTGRVGAPLVCCEIKLLNWEEGGYYNTDKPYPRGEILIGGQNVTVGYYKNEVRTKKDFTVDENGQRWLHTGDIGEFHQDGCLKIIDRKKDLVKLQAGEYVSLGKVEAALKNLPLVDNICAYASSNWILQLRGNWGREAAHQSSYRDAKHEQRQGALTSYGYCFPKALSMRHSGICIWTAHLEAVQLL; the protein is encoded by the exons ATGAAGTTGAAGCATAACATCAACCCTGTTCTTCTACAGCTTATAAACTTTATGATCTTTGTGTACACCTTTGTAACATACATTCCATGGTACATATTTTCAGGATCAAGGCAGGCTATAGCAAAAGCCAAGCAGGTTAAAGCTAAACCTGTGAATAACAAGCCTGGGGGTGCGTACAGATCTGTTAACAGTCTACACTGCTTAGCTTCTGTTTTGTATCCTGGGTGTGATACACTCGACAAAGTTTTTAAATACGCTAAAACTAAATTTAAGGACAAAAAACTCTTGGGAACACGTGACATCCtaaaagaggaagatgaaatCCAGCCATCaggaaaagtttttaaaaag GTCATCCTTGGCAAGTACACCTGGCTTTCATATGAAGATGTATACATTAAAGCTGTTAATTTTGGAAAGGGCTTAGCAGTATTGGGTCAGCAACCAAAGACTAACATTGCTATCTTCTGTGAGACCAGAGCCGAGTGGATGATTGCAGCGCAGGCCTGCTTTATGTGCAACTACCAGC ttGTTACTCTATATGCTACTCTGGGAGGCCCAGCAATAGTACATGGCCTAAACGAAACGGAGGTGACCACCATCATTACCAGTAAAGAACTGATGCAAACAAAATTGAAG GAAATTGTTTCTCAGGTTCCACTGCTGCGACATATTATTACAGTGGATGGCAAACCGACAACGTGGTCAGAGTTTCCCAAGGGTGTCATTGTTCACACTATGGCTTCTGTGCAAGCAATGGGGGCCAAGGCAGATATGG GTAACAAACAGCAGGCTAGGCCTGTGCCCTCAGATATTGCGGTGATCATGTACACAAGTGGATCCACAGGAGTTCCCAAAGGAGTTATGATCTCCCATTGCAACATCATTGCTGGGATAACTGGAATGGCTGAGAGGATTCCAAATCTGGG GGAAAAAGACATCTATATTGGCTATTTGCCTCTGGCCCATGTTCTGGAGCTGAGTGCTGAACTTGTGTGTTTGTCTCATGGATGCCGCATTGGTTACTCTTCGCCTCAGACATTAGCTGACCAG TCCtctaaaataaagaaaggaagcaaaggtGATGTTACCACACTTAAGCCAACCTTAATGGCAGCTGTTCCG GAAATTATGGATCGGATCTACAAAAATGTCATGAATAAAGTGAATGAAATGACTAGTTTCCAGCGGAATCTATTTATATTGGCCTACAACTACAAAATGGAACAGATTTCAAAAGGTTACACTACCCCACTCTGCGatag CCTTATTTTCCGGAAAGTACGAATGCTGCTAGGTGGAAAAATTCGCATCCTGCTTTGTGGAGGAGCTCCACTCTCCGCAGCAACTCAGCGGTTTATgaacatttgtttctgttgccCTGTAGGACAGGGGTATGGACTGACTGAATCAGCTGGAGCTGGAACAATCACGGAAG tTTGGGACTACACTACAGGGAGAGTGGGAGCACCTTTGGTCTGTTGTGAAATCAAGTTACTGAACTGGGAAGAAG GTGGATATTACAACACTGACAAACCATATCCTAGAGGTGAGATACTTATTGGAGGGCAAAATGTGACTGTGGGCTACTACAAAAATGAAGTACGAACCAAGAAAGATTTCACTGTTGATGAGAATGGACAGAGGTGGCTGCATACTGGAGACATTGGAGAATTTCATCAAGATGGATGTCTAAAAATTATTG ATCGTAAAAAAGATCTTGTAAAACTCCAGGCAGGAGAATATGTTTCTCTTGGCAAAGTAGAAGCAGCTCTAAAGAACCTTCCACTGGTAGATAATATTTGTGCGTATGCAAGCAG